Part of the Candidatus Aminicenantes bacterium genome is shown below.
TCAAGTCGCGCTCGCTGCTGCCGAGGCCGGAAAGCCTGGCCGAGGAATCTCCGGAAAAGCAACTGCTGCACACGCTGATCGAGTATGAAAAGATCCAGACCATTTCCAAAATGCTGCAGGATATGGAATACACCGAACGCCTGCTGTGGCGACGGCTGGAACTGAACGAGAATTTTTCCAGCCGTGAGTACACGCTGAAGGAGGTTTCCGCCTTTCAACTGGCCGAAATTTTCTTTGCCATCGTCAGGAAAAAGGAAAACGAACAATTCCTCTATGTCTCCTCGAAAAGCTATTCCATCGCCGCCAAGCAGGCCGAGATCGCCGGCCTGGTAAAGGAAAGCGGATTTCTCGATTTCAGCGCCTATGTGAAAAAACTGGATTCCATCGAAGAGATCCTGGTCAGCTTTTTCACCCTGCTGGAGATGATCAAG
Proteins encoded:
- a CDS encoding segregation/condensation protein A, which produces MIETSETPAYQVQTDFFEGPLDLLLHLIRKNKLNINEIRLAVITSEYLSYLENKQGINPSRESDFLTTAATLIYIKSRSLLPRPESLAEESPEKQLLHTLIEYEKIQTISKMLQDMEYTERLLWRRLELNENFSSREYTLKEVSAFQLAEIFFAIVRKKENEQFLYVSSKSYSIAAKQAEIAGLVKESGFLDFSAYVKKLDSIEEILVSFFTLLEMIKRHLLIALQESLFGTISLYANEAAALSN